A genome region from Pseudomonas pergaminensis includes the following:
- a CDS encoding Rieske (2Fe-2S) protein yields the protein MKFLCPSDDLAPNCSLGFDIDGCKLLAVRRDGIAYFYINRCPHRGIPLEWQPDRFLDASASLIQCATHGALFLIESGECIAGPCAGQSLTALPGREDAQGLWVDL from the coding sequence ATGAAGTTTCTCTGCCCCTCCGACGACCTCGCACCCAACTGCAGCCTCGGTTTTGATATCGACGGTTGCAAGCTGTTGGCCGTGCGACGGGACGGCATTGCCTACTTCTACATCAACCGCTGCCCCCATCGTGGCATCCCACTGGAATGGCAACCCGACCGATTTCTCGACGCCAGCGCCAGCCTGATCCAGTGCGCCACCCACGGCGCGCTGTTCCTGATCGAGAGCGGCGAGTGCATTGCCGGCCCCTGCGCCGGCCAAAGCCTCACCGCCCTGCCCGGCCGCGAAGACGCCCAAGGCCTGTGGGTCGACCTCTAG
- the sfsA gene encoding DNA/RNA nuclease SfsA — MRFNPPLEEARLIRRYKRFLTDIETVTGEFLTIHCPNTGSMLNCMVEGGQVWFSRSNDPKRKLPGTWEVAETPQGRLACVNTARANQLVEEALLAGVITELNGFTALKREVPYGQEKSRIDFRLDYPDGAAYVEVKSVTLGFDGSAVAAFPDAVTQRGAKHLRELAHLAREGVRAVQLYCVNLSGIDAVRPAVEIDAGYAAALREAKAAGVEVLAYGVRVTAEEICVDRRLDVLID, encoded by the coding sequence ATGCGCTTTAATCCTCCCCTCGAAGAAGCGCGGCTGATTCGTCGCTACAAGCGTTTTCTTACCGATATCGAAACCGTTACCGGCGAATTCCTCACCATTCACTGCCCCAACACCGGCTCGATGCTCAATTGCATGGTTGAAGGCGGGCAGGTGTGGTTCAGTCGCTCCAATGACCCCAAGCGCAAGTTGCCCGGCACTTGGGAAGTTGCCGAGACGCCTCAGGGCCGCTTGGCGTGCGTGAACACGGCGCGTGCCAATCAGCTGGTCGAGGAGGCGCTGCTGGCTGGGGTCATCACTGAACTCAACGGCTTTACCGCGTTGAAGCGTGAAGTGCCATACGGTCAGGAGAAAAGCCGCATCGACTTTCGCCTGGACTATCCCGACGGCGCGGCCTACGTCGAGGTTAAAAGTGTGACCCTGGGGTTTGATGGCTCTGCGGTTGCAGCTTTTCCCGACGCAGTCACCCAGCGCGGTGCCAAGCATTTGCGCGAATTGGCCCATCTGGCGCGGGAGGGTGTGCGTGCGGTGCAGTTGTACTGCGTCAATCTCTCCGGGATTGACGCCGTGCGCCCGGCGGTGGAAATCGATGCCGGCTATGCTGCTGCCCTGCGCGAAGCCAAGGCGGCGGGGGTAGAAGTGCTGGCGTATGGCGTGCGGGTGACAGCCGAAGAAATCTGTGTGGACCGGCGGCTGGACGTGTTGATCGACTAG
- a CDS encoding FecCD family ABC transporter permease encodes MTTLVKPKTLFVGLALLCVLAIWLSLALGPVSLPLLDTLKAALRLLGMPIEAQGLEQAELILGQIRLPRTLLGLAVGGVLALSGVAMQGLFRNPLADPGLVGVSSGAALGAAVAIVGGSIFGGLPDAFGPYLLSLCAFLGGLGVTALVYRLGRRNGQTNVATMLLAGIALTALASSAVGLFTYLADDATLRTLTFWNLGSLNGASYSRLWPLLLVSAGVALWLPRRAKALNALLLGESEANHLGIDVEGLKRELVLCTALGVGAAVAAAGMIGFVGLVVPHLVRLLAGPDHRVLLPASVLAGASLLLFADLVARLALAPAELPIGIVTAFIGAPFFLYLLLRGRA; translated from the coding sequence ATGACCACTCTGGTTAAACCGAAGACGCTGTTTGTTGGGTTGGCGCTGCTGTGTGTATTGGCTATTTGGCTTTCGCTGGCGTTGGGGCCGGTCAGCTTGCCCTTGCTGGATACGCTCAAGGCGGCGTTGCGGTTGCTGGGCATGCCGATCGAAGCCCAAGGGCTGGAGCAAGCCGAGTTGATCCTGGGGCAGATCCGTTTGCCCCGTACGTTACTGGGGTTGGCCGTCGGTGGTGTGTTGGCTCTGTCGGGCGTGGCAATGCAGGGGTTGTTCCGCAACCCTTTGGCTGACCCCGGGTTGGTCGGGGTGTCCAGCGGTGCCGCGCTGGGGGCGGCGGTGGCGATTGTCGGGGGTTCGATTTTCGGTGGTTTGCCGGACGCGTTCGGGCCATATCTTTTGTCACTGTGCGCATTCCTCGGTGGCCTGGGGGTTACTGCGCTGGTCTATCGACTGGGCCGACGCAACGGCCAGACAAACGTCGCGACCATGTTGCTCGCCGGCATCGCCCTGACAGCCCTCGCCAGTTCGGCAGTGGGCTTGTTTACCTACCTCGCCGACGACGCCACCTTGCGTACCCTGACATTTTGGAACCTGGGCAGCCTCAACGGCGCCAGCTATTCGCGGTTATGGCCCCTGCTGCTCGTGAGTGCTGGCGTGGCGCTGTGGTTGCCGCGCCGGGCCAAAGCGCTGAATGCGTTGCTGCTCGGCGAGTCAGAGGCCAATCACCTCGGTATCGACGTGGAAGGGCTCAAGCGCGAGTTGGTCCTCTGCACGGCACTCGGTGTAGGCGCCGCAGTGGCCGCCGCGGGCATGATCGGTTTCGTCGGGCTGGTGGTACCACACCTGGTGCGTTTGCTGGCGGGGCCTGATCATCGCGTGCTGTTACCGGCGTCGGTCCTGGCGGGTGCGAGCCTGCTGTTGTTTGCCGATCTGGTTGCGCGCCTCGCCTTGGCACCGGCCGAATTGCCAATCGGTATCGTCACAGCGTTTATCGGCGCGCCGTTTTTTCTTTACCTGTTGTTGCGGGGGCGTGCCTGA
- a CDS encoding pentapeptide repeat-containing protein translates to MSQPKLLDTPLYSLLHKDDIRGFNQERPKDGVIDMRGGDFRGLDLRELNASGVDFTDAYFRSADLRGLDLRDCPLEGASLAHAQISGTYFPPELTADEILMSVNFGTRLRYRTR, encoded by the coding sequence ATGAGTCAGCCCAAGCTTCTTGATACTCCGCTCTACTCGCTCCTGCATAAAGACGATATTCGAGGCTTTAATCAGGAACGCCCTAAAGACGGCGTCATCGACATGCGCGGTGGCGACTTCCGTGGTTTGGACCTGCGTGAGCTGAACGCCAGCGGCGTGGATTTTACCGACGCCTATTTTCGCTCCGCCGATTTGCGCGGCCTGGATTTGCGTGACTGCCCGCTGGAAGGTGCAAGCCTGGCCCATGCACAGATCTCCGGGACCTACTTCCCGCCAGAACTGACCGCCGATGAAATCCTCATGTCGGTCAATTTCGGCACTCGCCTGCGCTACCGCACTCGCTAA
- a CDS encoding TfoX/Sxy family protein encodes MNDELQHLKNLGKTSAQWLHAVGIHSASDLRRLGAVDAYRAVRTRGFRASKVLLYAIEGALMDVHWNDIPAERKEALNRQLDAISTRQKN; translated from the coding sequence ATGAACGATGAGCTGCAACACCTGAAAAACCTTGGCAAGACGTCAGCACAGTGGCTGCATGCGGTGGGCATTCACAGTGCGTCCGATTTGCGTCGCCTGGGTGCCGTCGATGCGTACAGAGCTGTGCGCACTCGCGGGTTTCGCGCCTCTAAAGTGCTGCTATATGCCATCGAAGGGGCGTTGATGGATGTGCACTGGAACGATATCCCGGCCGAGCGCAAGGAGGCGCTGAACCGACAATTGGACGCGATATCGACGCGTCAGAAAAATTAG
- the dksA gene encoding RNA polymerase-binding protein DksA yields MSTQAKQQQTQGLNGFEPYVEKKGEEYMGEPMREHFTKILNKWKQDLMQEVDRTVDHMKDEAANFPDPADRASQEEEFALELRARDRERKLIKKIDKTLQLIKDEEYGWCESCGVEIGIRRLEARPTADLCVDCKTLAEIKEKQVGK; encoded by the coding sequence ATGTCCACCCAAGCAAAGCAACAGCAGACTCAAGGCCTCAACGGCTTCGAACCTTACGTAGAAAAGAAAGGTGAGGAGTACATGGGCGAGCCCATGCGCGAGCACTTCACCAAGATCCTGAACAAGTGGAAACAGGACTTGATGCAGGAGGTCGACCGTACGGTTGACCATATGAAGGACGAAGCAGCCAACTTCCCTGACCCGGCCGACCGTGCGAGCCAGGAAGAAGAATTCGCCCTTGAACTGCGCGCCCGTGATCGCGAGCGCAAGTTGATCAAGAAGATCGACAAGACGCTGCAGCTGATCAAGGACGAAGAATACGGCTGGTGCGAATCCTGCGGCGTCGAGATTGGTATTCGTCGCCTGGAAGCCCGCCCAACCGCGGACCTCTGCGTAGACTGCAAGACCTTGGCCGAAATCAAGGAAAAACAGGTCGGCAAGTAA
- the gluQRS gene encoding tRNA glutamyl-Q(34) synthetase GluQRS, whose product MTASTYIGRFAPTPSGHLHFGSLVAALASYLDARANQGRWLMRMEDLDPPREEPGAQAAILHALESYGFEWDGELVRQSERHEAYAKVLNDLFNHGLAYACTCSRKQLEPYNGIYPGLCRNAGHDQQDAAIRLRVPELEYHFTDRVQGEFRQHLGRDVGDFVIRRRDGLYAYQLAVVLDDAWQGVTDIVRGADLLDSTPRQLYLQELLGLRQPRYLHVPLIIQPDGNKLGKSYRSPPLTPDQATPLLLRALRALGQQPGDELLHASPRELLDWGITHWDATRIPRTLTLAEAQLS is encoded by the coding sequence ATGACAGCCTCTACCTATATTGGGCGTTTCGCCCCCACACCCAGCGGCCATTTGCATTTTGGCTCCCTGGTCGCCGCCCTCGCCTCCTACCTCGACGCCCGCGCCAACCAAGGCCGCTGGCTGATGCGCATGGAAGACCTCGACCCGCCGCGCGAAGAGCCCGGTGCCCAGGCGGCAATCCTGCATGCCCTGGAAAGCTATGGCTTCGAGTGGGACGGTGAATTGGTCCGACAAAGCGAGCGGCATGAAGCCTACGCCAAAGTGCTTAATGACCTGTTCAACCACGGCCTGGCCTACGCCTGCACCTGCTCGCGCAAACAACTGGAACCCTACAACGGCATATACCCGGGCCTATGCCGCAATGCTGGCCACGACCAACAAGATGCCGCCATCCGTTTACGCGTGCCTGAGCTTGAGTACCACTTTACCGACCGTGTACAGGGCGAATTCCGACAGCACCTGGGCCGCGATGTAGGCGATTTCGTTATCCGTCGCCGCGACGGCCTCTACGCCTATCAACTGGCCGTCGTGCTCGACGATGCGTGGCAAGGTGTGACCGATATCGTGCGCGGTGCCGACCTGCTGGACTCGACGCCACGCCAGCTCTACCTGCAAGAACTGCTCGGCCTGCGCCAACCGCGCTACCTGCACGTGCCGCTGATCATCCAGCCGGACGGCAATAAACTGGGCAAATCCTACCGTTCACCGCCGTTGACACCCGACCAGGCCACGCCTTTGCTATTGAGAGCCCTGCGCGCCCTCGGCCAGCAACCCGGTGACGAACTGTTGCACGCCAGCCCACGGGAACTGCTGGATTGGGGGATTACGCACTGGGATGCCACGCGGATACCGCGCACACTCACGCTGGCCGAAGCGCAATTGAGCTGA
- a CDS encoding pyridoxal phosphate-dependent aminotransferase produces the protein MAQPYSARSRAIEPFHVMALLARANELQAAGHDVIHLEIGEPDFTTAEPIIQAGQAALANGKTRYTAARGLPELREAISGFYQQRYGLNVDPERILITPGGSGALLLASSLLVDPGKHWLLADPGYPCNRHFLRLVEGAAQLVPVGPEVRYQLTADLVAKHWDQDSVGALVASPANPTGTILTRDELAGLSAAIKARNGHLVVDEIYHGLTYGTDAASVLEVDDEAFVLNSFSKYFGMTGWRLGWLVAPPAAVGELEKLAQNLYISAPSMAQHAALACFTPQTLSILEERRAEFGRRRDFLLPALRELGFGIAVEPEGAFYLYADISAFGGDAFAFCRHFLETEHVAFTPGLDFGRYQAGHHVRFAYTQNLDRLQEAVERIARGLRSWQG, from the coding sequence ATGGCTCAGCCCTACAGTGCGCGCAGTCGCGCCATCGAACCTTTTCATGTCATGGCATTGCTGGCGCGGGCCAATGAGCTGCAGGCCGCCGGCCATGATGTGATCCACCTGGAAATCGGCGAGCCGGACTTCACCACTGCCGAGCCCATCATTCAGGCCGGCCAGGCAGCGTTGGCCAACGGCAAGACGCGCTACACCGCGGCCCGTGGCCTGCCGGAACTGCGCGAAGCTATCAGCGGTTTCTATCAGCAGCGCTACGGTCTCAACGTCGACCCCGAGCGTATTTTGATCACACCGGGTGGTTCTGGCGCATTGCTGCTGGCCAGCAGCTTGTTGGTGGACCCGGGCAAGCATTGGCTGCTCGCCGACCCCGGCTACCCGTGCAATCGTCACTTCCTGCGCCTGGTGGAGGGCGCAGCCCAGCTGGTGCCGGTCGGCCCAGAGGTGCGTTACCAGTTGACTGCCGACCTAGTGGCCAAGCACTGGGATCAGGACAGTGTCGGCGCGTTGGTGGCCTCCCCGGCCAACCCGACCGGGACGATCCTCACCCGTGACGAATTGGCTGGGCTCTCTGCCGCCATCAAGGCACGCAATGGCCACCTGGTGGTGGACGAGATTTACCACGGCCTCACCTACGGCACGGACGCGGCCAGCGTGCTGGAAGTCGACGACGAGGCGTTTGTGCTGAATAGTTTTTCGAAGTATTTCGGCATGACGGGCTGGCGCCTGGGTTGGCTGGTCGCGCCCCCGGCCGCAGTGGGGGAGTTGGAGAAATTGGCGCAAAACCTCTACATCAGTGCGCCAAGCATGGCCCAGCACGCGGCCCTGGCTTGTTTTACCCCGCAGACACTGAGCATTCTGGAAGAGCGCCGCGCCGAATTCGGCCGTCGTCGCGACTTCTTGCTGCCTGCCTTGCGCGAGCTGGGGTTTGGCATTGCCGTCGAGCCGGAAGGGGCGTTCTATTTGTACGCTGATATCAGCGCGTTTGGCGGTGATGCCTTCGCATTCTGCCGGCATTTCCTCGAAACCGAGCATGTGGCCTTTACCCCTGGCCTGGATTTCGGTCGCTATCAAGCGGGCCATCATGTGCGCTTTGCCTACACGCAAAACCTCGATCGGCTACAGGAGGCGGTAGAGCGAATCGCCCGTGGCTTGCGGAGCTGGCAAGGCTGA
- a CDS encoding bifunctional aminoglycoside phosphotransferase/ATP-binding protein: MSQSLIAALQNPALYPHPVEAFQVIETHISWVVLTGPYAYKLKKPMNFGFLDFTDLEKRGHFCNEELRLNQRLTEDLYLEVLPITGTAEAPQLGGDGPVIEYALKMRQFPQSQLLSTLQANGELTSAHIDEMAKQIAQFHLAAPKVPQEHPAGTPDEVMAPVRQNFEQIRPFLSDKADLAQLEALQAWAESSFERLKPLFSQRKQEGFTRECHGDIHLGNATLIDGHVVIFDCIEFNEPFRFTDVYADTGFLAMDLEDRGLKSLARRFISQYLELTGDYQGLEVLNFYKAYRALVRAKIALFSMPSEASPVQRATTLRQYRNYANLAESYSTIPSRFLAITHGVSAVGKSHVAMRLVEALGAVRLRSDVERKRLFGEQHVENTPQAGIYAADASAATYARLNEIADTVLRAGYPVVLDATFLKREQRDAAAKVAEATGAPFLILDCNAPQAVIASWLAQRQADKNDPSDATLTVIEQQQANRDPLTAEELLLSKRVETNESGTLDALVAHIRQRLPGL, translated from the coding sequence GTGAGCCAGTCTCTGATCGCCGCCCTGCAAAATCCGGCTTTATACCCCCACCCGGTTGAAGCGTTCCAAGTCATCGAAACCCATATTTCCTGGGTCGTGCTGACGGGCCCCTACGCTTATAAATTGAAGAAACCGATGAACTTCGGTTTTCTGGATTTCACCGACCTGGAAAAACGCGGCCACTTCTGCAATGAAGAGCTGCGCCTCAACCAACGCCTGACCGAAGACTTGTATCTTGAAGTGTTGCCAATCACTGGCACTGCCGAGGCCCCGCAGTTGGGTGGCGACGGCCCGGTCATCGAGTACGCACTGAAGATGCGTCAGTTCCCGCAGAGCCAACTGCTCAGCACGCTGCAAGCCAACGGCGAACTGACCAGCGCGCACATCGATGAAATGGCCAAGCAGATCGCGCAGTTCCACCTCGCTGCGCCGAAAGTGCCGCAGGAACACCCGGCCGGGACTCCAGACGAAGTGATGGCACCGGTTCGCCAAAACTTCGAGCAGATCCGTCCGTTCCTCAGCGACAAGGCCGACCTGGCACAACTGGAAGCACTGCAGGCCTGGGCCGAAAGCAGCTTCGAGCGCCTCAAGCCGCTGTTCTCGCAGCGCAAGCAGGAAGGCTTCACCCGTGAATGCCACGGTGATATTCACCTGGGTAATGCCACCTTGATCGATGGCCACGTGGTGATCTTCGACTGCATCGAATTCAACGAGCCTTTCCGCTTCACCGATGTGTACGCCGATACCGGCTTCCTGGCCATGGACCTTGAAGACCGTGGTCTCAAATCCCTGGCGCGCCGCTTTATCAGCCAGTACCTGGAATTGACGGGCGACTATCAAGGCCTGGAAGTACTGAACTTCTATAAAGCCTATCGCGCCCTGGTACGCGCCAAGATCGCACTGTTCAGCATGCCGAGCGAAGCCAGCCCGGTGCAACGCGCCACCACCCTGCGCCAGTACCGCAACTACGCCAACCTGGCGGAAAGCTACAGCACCATTCCGTCGCGCTTCCTGGCGATTACCCACGGGGTGTCGGCCGTGGGCAAAAGCCACGTGGCCATGCGCCTGGTAGAAGCCTTGGGCGCCGTGCGCCTGCGCTCGGACGTGGAGCGCAAGCGTCTGTTCGGTGAACAACATGTCGAGAACACGCCACAGGCCGGTATCTACGCTGCCGACGCCAGCGCAGCGACCTACGCGCGCCTGAATGAAATCGCCGACACGGTATTGCGCGCCGGTTACCCGGTTGTGCTGGATGCGACCTTCCTGAAACGCGAACAACGCGATGCAGCCGCCAAGGTTGCCGAAGCCACCGGCGCGCCGTTCCTGATCCTGGATTGCAACGCCCCACAAGCCGTTATTGCCAGCTGGCTGGCACAACGTCAGGCGGACAAAAACGATCCTTCCGACGCCACGCTGACTGTTATTGAACAACAGCAAGCCAATCGCGACCCGCTGACCGCCGAGGAACTGCTCCTCAGCAAGCGCGTCGAAACCAATGAAAGCGGAACCCTCGATGCATTGGTGGCGCATATTCGCCAGCGCTTGCCAGGCCTGTAA
- a CDS encoding heme/hemin ABC transporter substrate-binding protein translates to MRLSASAIALVVGLLVNYGAQASELPHRWVSAGGALSEWVTALGGESKLVGVDTTSQHPASLKALPSIGYQRQLSAEGILSLRPQVLVGTEEMGPPPVLAQIRNAGVQVEMFSAQPDLPTLKGNLQHLGKLLGNEAKANELFTGYEQALDQQKRWVTKAQSTQKAPGVLLLLGHAGGKPLIAGRDTAADWMLQQAGGRNLATHTGYKPFSVESLAGLSPDVLVFADRALTGDAARAALFKENPILASTPAAKSGRVFEVDPTLLVGGLGPRLPQSLADLSAGFYPSQAKPAP, encoded by the coding sequence ATGCGCCTGAGTGCCAGCGCTATCGCGCTTGTTGTCGGACTGCTGGTCAACTACGGGGCTCAAGCCTCTGAACTGCCACACCGCTGGGTGAGTGCCGGTGGGGCGCTGTCGGAATGGGTGACGGCCCTGGGCGGTGAGTCGAAGTTGGTGGGCGTGGATACCACCAGTCAACACCCGGCGTCACTCAAGGCGTTGCCGAGCATTGGCTATCAGCGGCAATTATCGGCGGAGGGCATTCTGAGTCTGCGCCCGCAGGTACTGGTTGGCACTGAGGAAATGGGCCCGCCGCCGGTGCTGGCGCAGATTCGCAACGCGGGTGTGCAGGTGGAAATGTTCTCGGCGCAGCCGGACCTGCCGACGTTGAAAGGCAACCTTCAGCATTTGGGCAAGTTGCTGGGTAATGAAGCCAAGGCCAACGAATTGTTTACTGGATATGAGCAGGCGCTGGACCAGCAGAAACGCTGGGTGACCAAGGCCCAGTCCACGCAAAAGGCGCCAGGCGTGTTGCTGTTGCTCGGCCATGCAGGCGGCAAGCCACTGATCGCGGGCAGAGACACGGCGGCTGATTGGATGTTGCAACAGGCTGGCGGGCGCAACCTGGCGACCCACACCGGCTACAAGCCGTTTTCGGTGGAGTCGTTGGCAGGGTTGAGCCCGGATGTGCTGGTGTTTGCCGATCGTGCCCTGACCGGTGATGCGGCGCGGGCCGCACTGTTCAAGGAAAACCCGATTTTGGCGTCCACGCCGGCGGCCAAGAGCGGACGAGTGTTTGAGGTCGATCCCACCCTGCTGGTCGGCGGGCTTGGACCGCGCCTGCCGCAAAGTCTCGCGGACCTGTCTGCCGGCTTTTATCCGTCCCAGGCCAAGCCTGCCCCATGA
- a CDS encoding heme ABC transporter ATP-binding protein, translating to MLRVEDLQICRGRKTVLAAVTLDLLPGQVLGVLGPNGAGKSTLLGALCGELPPDHGNVWLDQRPLSEWSGAQRAQRLAVLPQSSTLDFAFRVEEVVGMGRLPHQTGRVRDDEIIEAALQAADVSHLSGRSYLALSGGERQRVHLARVLAQLWPGEAGQTLLLDEPTSMLDPLHQHTTLQAIRTFADRGAAVLVILHDLNLAARYCDRILLLEAGRPHALDTPAQVMQPEPLKAVFGLDVLVQPHPERGHPLIIAR from the coding sequence ATGCTGCGTGTGGAAGACTTGCAGATCTGTCGCGGCCGAAAGACGGTGTTGGCAGCGGTCACGCTTGATCTACTGCCAGGCCAAGTGCTCGGTGTGCTGGGTCCCAATGGTGCGGGCAAGAGTACGTTGCTGGGGGCATTGTGCGGTGAGTTGCCACCCGACCACGGCAATGTGTGGCTGGATCAGCGCCCGTTGAGCGAGTGGAGTGGCGCGCAGCGGGCGCAGCGCCTGGCGGTATTGCCGCAGAGCTCGACGCTGGACTTCGCTTTCCGTGTAGAAGAGGTTGTTGGCATGGGGCGCTTGCCTCACCAGACCGGGCGCGTGCGTGATGACGAGATTATCGAGGCGGCCCTGCAGGCGGCAGATGTCAGCCACCTGAGCGGTCGCAGCTACCTGGCCTTGTCCGGTGGCGAGCGACAGCGAGTGCACCTGGCGCGGGTACTTGCGCAGTTATGGCCGGGCGAAGCGGGGCAAACATTGTTGCTGGATGAGCCCACTTCGATGCTGGACCCGTTGCATCAGCACACGACCTTGCAGGCCATTCGTACCTTTGCCGATCGCGGCGCAGCGGTGCTGGTGATCCTTCACGACCTGAACCTGGCTGCGCGTTACTGTGATCGTATCCTGCTGCTGGAGGCGGGTCGTCCCCACGCGCTGGATACGCCGGCGCAAGTCATGCAGCCTGAGCCGCTGAAGGCTGTATTTGGCCTGGATGTGCTAGTACAACCCCACCCGGAGCGCGGGCATCCGCTGATCATTGCGCGCTGA